In a genomic window of Prosthecobacter fusiformis:
- a CDS encoding peptidylprolyl isomerase — MLEFFRRHRGAFLITVTVVIIISFSVWGGWKGRESPEGQPTDTAFTVYGRNYTIAEAQRLGRRMQMIYNLQMFELLGLSRLGSQDDKNNNIVINQIVLQKEMDRLGIHPSDAEAKEAMKKIPTFQENGAFSAERAYNVEQMLGANGFSSDDLLGIVKLSIGYNKLRDLVSKSYTASPLEAEKAYASEHQTLKVNTIAFNLEDYKKTAEVKDEEIQKYYDEQKETYKTAEKRSISYVYFELPKADETKPLEERQNAEKAVVDRVNKFNDASILPAAKFDAVVTELKEKAVTTELFTKEAAPEAIKAETDLLDSIFTLNPEVRPISDPVKGANGYYIFTVTKVEEPKQQELAEVKDKVKEVLVGQKAQEALTKATNEARTALADGLKAGKKIADIAKEKNLTLSPVTDITVAEPALDVPNGNLIARQAQDTPAGELTKAIDTETGSLLVYVSSKELRKRDDSAAQRENMSSSRADQERTRIFEAWFSRRRDESKPKMEITQA, encoded by the coding sequence ATGCTTGAATTTTTCCGCCGCCACCGTGGTGCTTTCCTCATCACCGTCACCGTCGTCATCATCATCAGTTTCTCCGTTTGGGGTGGCTGGAAGGGACGTGAGTCGCCTGAGGGCCAACCGACTGATACCGCCTTCACGGTCTATGGTCGCAATTATACCATCGCCGAAGCCCAGCGCCTGGGCCGCCGGATGCAGATGATCTACAACCTGCAAATGTTTGAGCTGCTGGGCCTTTCCCGTCTGGGTTCCCAGGATGACAAGAACAACAACATCGTCATCAACCAGATCGTCCTGCAAAAAGAAATGGACCGTCTGGGCATCCACCCCAGCGATGCCGAGGCCAAAGAGGCCATGAAGAAAATCCCGACCTTCCAGGAAAACGGCGCTTTCAGCGCTGAGCGTGCCTACAATGTGGAGCAGATGCTGGGAGCCAACGGCTTCAGCAGTGATGACCTGCTGGGAATCGTCAAGCTGAGCATCGGCTACAACAAGCTGCGTGACCTCGTCAGCAAGAGCTATACGGCCAGCCCGCTGGAAGCTGAAAAAGCCTACGCCAGCGAGCACCAGACGCTGAAGGTAAACACCATCGCCTTCAATCTGGAAGACTACAAGAAGACCGCCGAAGTGAAGGACGAAGAAATCCAGAAGTACTACGACGAGCAGAAGGAAACCTACAAGACCGCTGAGAAGCGCTCCATCAGCTACGTTTACTTTGAGCTGCCAAAGGCAGATGAAACGAAGCCTCTGGAAGAGCGCCAGAATGCCGAGAAGGCCGTGGTGGATCGCGTGAACAAATTCAATGACGCCAGCATCCTGCCAGCCGCCAAATTTGATGCCGTCGTCACGGAACTGAAGGAGAAGGCCGTGACAACGGAACTCTTCACCAAAGAAGCCGCGCCTGAAGCCATCAAGGCCGAAACGGACCTTCTGGATTCTATCTTTACCCTCAACCCTGAAGTGCGCCCGATCAGTGATCCTGTGAAGGGTGCCAATGGCTACTATATTTTCACCGTCACCAAGGTGGAAGAGCCGAAGCAGCAGGAACTGGCTGAAGTGAAGGACAAGGTGAAGGAAGTCCTGGTAGGCCAGAAAGCCCAGGAAGCCCTGACCAAGGCCACCAATGAAGCCCGCACGGCCCTGGCCGATGGCCTGAAGGCTGGCAAGAAGATCGCCGACATCGCCAAGGAAAAGAACCTGACTCTTTCCCCTGTGACCGACATCACCGTCGCCGAGCCTGCTCTGGACGTGCCTAACGGCAACCTCATCGCCCGCCAGGCCCAGGACACGCCAGCCGGTGAGCTGACCAAGGCCATCGATACGGAAACCGGCTCCCTGCTGGTGTACGTGAGCAGCAAGGAACTGCGCAAGCGTGACGACAGCGCTGCCCAGCGTGAAAACATGAGCAGCAGCCGCGCCGACCAGGAGCGCACCCGCATTTTCGAGGCGTGGTTCTCCCGCCGTCGTGACGAGTCCAAGCCAAAAATGGAGATCACCCAGGCCTAA
- a CDS encoding tetratricopeptide repeat protein — protein sequence MSETIPLEDLFDEANGHLAVGELEEAIVIYRQCVARDPQFFDGWQALGMALLKTGEVKEAIGAGLMATTLKPNDLLAWTGLSQMYVRHGQIAEAEDAKGKARILSLGGKVVRE from the coding sequence ATGAGCGAAACGATCCCCCTGGAAGACCTGTTTGATGAAGCCAACGGTCACCTGGCCGTTGGTGAACTGGAAGAAGCCATTGTCATCTACCGCCAGTGCGTGGCACGTGACCCGCAGTTTTTTGATGGCTGGCAGGCGCTGGGCATGGCGCTGCTGAAAACGGGGGAGGTGAAGGAAGCCATCGGCGCGGGACTGATGGCCACCACCTTGAAGCCAAATGACCTGCTGGCCTGGACCGGCCTGTCCCAGATGTATGTGCGCCACGGCCAAATCGCCGAAGCGGAGGATGCCAAAGGCAAAGCACGCATCCTATCCCTGGGCGGCAAAGTCGTGCGGGAGTAG
- a CDS encoding TPR end-of-group domain-containing protein — protein sequence MNELERRILAAQGYVELGLHEEAREELARLPAAAAERVDVIELAVLCHMGDQRWAEALVLTQKLCLLEPDEPGGFIHAAYCLHELGHTTEALDLLARGPASLRTKPVYYYNLGCYLACLGQDEKALRLLKQSFEMDGSLRSHARKDPDLNRLRSSLEKP from the coding sequence ATGAACGAGTTGGAAAGACGCATCCTCGCCGCACAGGGATATGTGGAGCTAGGGCTCCATGAGGAGGCACGTGAGGAACTGGCCCGCCTGCCTGCTGCTGCGGCGGAGCGTGTGGACGTGATCGAGCTGGCGGTCCTGTGCCACATGGGGGACCAACGCTGGGCCGAAGCGCTGGTGCTGACGCAAAAGCTCTGTCTCCTGGAGCCGGACGAGCCAGGCGGCTTCATCCACGCGGCCTACTGCCTGCATGAACTGGGGCATACGACGGAGGCGCTGGACCTGCTGGCTCGCGGCCCGGCCTCCCTGCGGACCAAGCCGGTGTATTATTACAATCTGGGCTGCTACCTGGCCTGCCTGGGTCAGGATGAAAAAGCCCTGCGCCTGCTAAAACAATCCTTTGAAATGGATGGCAGCCTGCGCAGCCATGCCCGCAAAGATCCGGACCTGAACAGGCTGCGATCATCCTTGGAAAAGCCCTGA
- a CDS encoding entericidin A/B family lipoprotein, translating to MNINDTSDSLNEATREETTARKLGYFIFAFGMFVLTLSFLSSCNTTRGLGRDVQKVGNTIETQAAKVQSGN from the coding sequence ATGAACATCAATGACACATCTGATTCCCTGAATGAGGCAACCCGTGAAGAAACCACGGCCAGGAAACTGGGGTACTTCATCTTTGCATTTGGCATGTTCGTTCTCACGCTCTCGTTCCTCAGCAGTTGCAATACCACCCGCGGTTTAGGCCGCGATGTGCAGAAGGTCGGCAACACCATTGAGACCCAGGCTGCGAAAGTGCAGTCGGGTAATTAA
- a CDS encoding ATP-binding protein, protein MLRTWHGLFLIFTTLLLLLVMATVVRSGRLAEEGSELVTHTDQVIGEFLKLRSVLTEAESSTRGYAMTREAALLEPLKKVPVQIEALMKSLDALTVDNPSQQKLLPELQTLITQRVESLQKLADTAAASDADLPLRQIIAQDYVITGQLLQKLDLGIEIERKLHTGREKKLHDVLQTMTVTGIGGSILAVITGVVSFVMLQRSYQTALRTAELESEKERAIEADVQKSRFLANMSHEIRTPMNAIIGFADLLTGMVHEERARGYLRAIQSSGRSLLDLINDILDISRIEAGKLSLRPEPANVHEIVEGVAIVVKKLAEDKGLMLETKIDKRVPKMLEVDSLRLRQILLNLTSNAVKFTHKGKVKIHVSSLNEPKPGGHCDLQIQVSDTGVGIAAEDRERIFSAFEQISSQSRSGAQGTGLGLSITRRLVDLMDGDITVTSEPGVGSTFLLLLPGLPLSIETNDPPSDHSADFNRLRPATILVVDDNATNRELIGGYLHDTHHEVLFAQDGMEALDLARTAKPDVILMDIRMPRMDGKWARQILREDDRTSSIPVIAQTASSMPEESARLREMFDGYLRKPFHQNQLFRELESVLGHVTMRFTTPHPENQIPSDLPLSVMESFDSTTTASWPGLAARLQVLEDGDVSRFLDTFPMLEIASFGHHLHQEAARHDCPPLARYAAALYSAAEAFEVDQVERLLRDFPAFSRRITGTHKQPS, encoded by the coding sequence ATGTTACGCACCTGGCATGGACTTTTTCTGATCTTTACCACACTGCTACTGCTCTTGGTGATGGCCACAGTGGTCCGCAGTGGCAGGCTAGCAGAGGAAGGCAGTGAGCTGGTGACGCATACGGATCAGGTGATTGGTGAATTCCTCAAACTGCGCTCCGTGCTGACTGAGGCTGAATCCTCTACGCGCGGTTATGCGATGACCCGTGAAGCCGCCCTTTTGGAGCCGCTTAAAAAAGTGCCTGTACAAATCGAGGCGCTGATGAAAAGCCTGGATGCGTTGACGGTGGACAATCCCAGTCAGCAAAAGCTCTTGCCGGAACTTCAAACCCTGATCACCCAGCGGGTGGAGTCCCTGCAAAAGCTGGCGGATACTGCTGCTGCCAGCGATGCGGATCTGCCTCTGCGGCAGATCATAGCCCAGGATTATGTGATTACCGGGCAGTTGCTCCAGAAATTGGACTTGGGCATCGAAATCGAGCGCAAGCTGCACACGGGCCGCGAGAAAAAACTTCACGACGTACTTCAGACCATGACAGTCACGGGCATTGGCGGCAGTATTTTGGCGGTCATCACCGGAGTGGTTAGTTTTGTCATGCTGCAGCGCAGCTATCAGACCGCTTTACGCACGGCTGAACTGGAATCTGAAAAGGAACGCGCCATTGAGGCGGACGTCCAAAAATCCCGCTTCCTGGCTAACATGAGCCATGAAATCCGCACACCGATGAATGCCATCATCGGTTTTGCCGACTTGCTTACCGGCATGGTGCATGAGGAACGCGCCCGAGGATACCTTCGCGCCATCCAGAGCAGTGGCCGCTCCTTGCTGGATCTCATCAATGACATCCTGGACATTTCCCGCATTGAGGCTGGCAAGCTGTCACTCCGGCCTGAACCGGCCAATGTGCATGAGATCGTCGAAGGCGTGGCCATCGTGGTCAAAAAGCTGGCTGAGGATAAGGGGCTAATGCTGGAGACCAAGATCGACAAACGCGTGCCCAAAATGCTGGAGGTGGACTCCCTGCGGCTGCGCCAGATCCTGCTTAACCTAACCAGTAATGCCGTCAAATTCACTCATAAGGGCAAGGTCAAAATCCATGTCAGCAGTCTGAATGAACCGAAGCCTGGAGGTCACTGCGATCTTCAGATTCAGGTCAGCGATACCGGGGTGGGCATCGCTGCGGAAGATCGTGAGCGCATCTTTTCAGCCTTTGAGCAAATCAGCAGTCAAAGCCGCAGCGGTGCTCAGGGCACTGGCCTGGGTCTTAGCATTACCCGCCGGTTGGTGGATCTCATGGATGGAGACATCACGGTGACGAGTGAGCCCGGCGTTGGCAGCACCTTCTTACTGCTCCTGCCTGGGCTACCGCTCAGCATTGAGACCAATGACCCGCCGAGTGACCATTCCGCAGATTTCAATCGCCTGCGTCCGGCCACTATCCTGGTCGTGGATGATAATGCGACGAATCGTGAACTCATCGGTGGTTACCTGCATGATACACATCATGAGGTGCTCTTTGCCCAGGATGGTATGGAGGCGCTGGACCTGGCGCGCACGGCCAAGCCGGATGTGATCCTGATGGATATCCGCATGCCGCGCATGGATGGAAAATGGGCGCGGCAGATACTCCGTGAGGATGACCGCACCTCCAGCATCCCGGTCATTGCGCAAACCGCCTCCTCCATGCCGGAGGAATCCGCGCGCTTGCGGGAAATGTTCGATGGTTATCTGCGCAAGCCATTCCACCAGAACCAGCTTTTCCGTGAACTGGAGTCTGTCCTCGGTCACGTGACCATGCGCTTTACCACTCCCCATCCGGAGAACCAAATCCCCTCTGATCTCCCGCTAAGTGTCATGGAATCTTTTGACTCCACCACCACCGCTTCCTGGCCCGGACTGGCTGCTCGTCTGCAAGTGCTGGAAGACGGGGATGTCTCCCGCTTTCTGGATACCTTTCCCATGCTGGAAATCGCCAGTTTTGGCCACCATCTGCACCAGGAGGCCGCGCGCCATGATTGCCCTCCGCTGGCCCGCTACGCAGCCGCTCTTTATAGCGCGGCGGAGGCCTTCGAAGTGGACCAGGTGGAGCGCTTGCTCCGCGACTTCCCCGCATTTTCCCGCCGCATCACCGGAACCCACAAACAACCCTCATGA
- a CDS encoding DUF3096 domain-containing protein, whose protein sequence is MSPHLTPIMSIIAGVCVLVFPALLNYVVGIYLVLTGVLALMN, encoded by the coding sequence ATGAGCCCACATCTGACTCCCATCATGTCCATCATCGCAGGTGTCTGCGTTCTCGTTTTTCCAGCCCTGCTTAACTACGTGGTGGGCATCTACCTCGTGCTGACGGGAGTCCTGGCTCTGATGAACTAA
- a CDS encoding zinc-binding metallopeptidase family protein has product MRTYLCICGQPVFFNNSVCISCGRAVGFDPFSKEMRELDMTGEDGVLQLAQAETPKKRGLFRRTPKVPEPPRYRFCANLHVCGCNWLIPADAAPETLCPGCMTTRVIPDLSLPGNPERWNRLETAKRRLLFTLLDLGLWGPGAKLQTTLPLVFDFLQNLPGQQVLTGHENGVVTLNVQEADDDHREKTRLELREPYRSLLGHFRHESGHFYWEVLIKGTHHLDEYRALFGDETADYATALQRNYTEGPPLGWDQNHISAYASSHPWEDWAETWAHWLHMHDTLETAEAAQCRTNIVRPKIDPALLCEPGQKPEAEHQAFCERISHWVALTTLVNELTRSMGQPDAYPFASGGAVLKKLFFIERVVRGV; this is encoded by the coding sequence ATGAGGACTTATCTTTGCATCTGCGGTCAGCCCGTCTTTTTCAATAACAGCGTCTGCATCTCTTGCGGCAGAGCCGTCGGTTTCGATCCTTTCTCCAAAGAAATGCGGGAGCTGGATATGACGGGTGAAGACGGTGTCTTGCAATTGGCTCAGGCGGAAACTCCCAAGAAGCGTGGCCTCTTCCGTCGCACGCCTAAAGTGCCCGAACCACCGCGCTACCGCTTCTGTGCAAATTTGCACGTCTGCGGCTGCAACTGGCTGATCCCTGCCGACGCTGCACCCGAAACACTGTGCCCTGGCTGCATGACCACGCGGGTCATTCCTGACCTGTCACTGCCAGGAAATCCGGAACGCTGGAACAGGCTGGAGACAGCGAAACGAAGGCTGCTTTTTACTCTTCTGGATCTTGGACTGTGGGGACCTGGAGCGAAGCTCCAGACGACCCTGCCGCTGGTCTTTGACTTCCTGCAAAATCTGCCTGGGCAGCAGGTGCTGACGGGGCATGAGAACGGCGTTGTCACCCTCAATGTGCAGGAGGCGGATGATGACCATCGCGAAAAAACACGCCTGGAGTTACGTGAGCCTTATCGTTCCCTGCTGGGGCATTTTCGCCATGAGTCCGGCCATTTCTATTGGGAAGTCTTGATCAAAGGGACACATCACCTGGATGAATACCGGGCTTTGTTTGGCGATGAAACGGCTGACTATGCCACAGCCCTGCAACGCAATTATACAGAAGGCCCGCCTCTGGGCTGGGATCAAAATCACATCAGTGCGTATGCCTCCTCCCATCCGTGGGAGGACTGGGCTGAAACATGGGCTCACTGGCTGCATATGCATGATACTTTAGAGACGGCGGAGGCGGCCCAGTGCCGCACGAACATTGTCCGCCCAAAGATCGATCCTGCCCTGCTCTGTGAACCTGGGCAAAAGCCGGAGGCGGAACACCAGGCTTTTTGCGAGCGGATCAGTCATTGGGTGGCTTTGACCACACTCGTCAATGAACTGACCCGCAGCATGGGCCAGCCTGATGCCTACCCCTTTGCCAGTGGTGGCGCAGTCCTCAAAAAACTGTTCTTCATTGAGCGAGTCGTGCGTGGGGTATAG
- a CDS encoding sigma-54-dependent transcriptional regulator — protein MDILIVDDEASIRRATSLALDAAGHYVETAENGTVALKSLKESSFDLVLLDLYLGEESGLQILETIRKEHPSVHVVIFTANATIPNAVEATRLGAVDFLEKPFSPDQLRQALKRIATLRTLERKVEELTTEVRTQAPPAQVASKNPVLQRQMDQLFRAADTQASILILGESGTGKSMIARAIHEQSPFRDKPFVTVSCPSLSRELLESDLFGHVKGSFTGAMRDTWGKVKAAEGGTLFLDEIGELPIEIQPKLLRLLQEREYERLGETTPRKANVRVIAATNRDLKQWASEGRFREDLFYRLNVISATMPPLRDRPEDLVACAENFLKFFADQFRRKVRRFSPAAMAAVRAHSWPGNIRELRNAIERAVILAEGEEITPRDLPEASASSSLNGHDHGAEVGQRVSIEKLECEHIRRIMTATDSLQEAAEVLGIDAATLYRKRKRYQLDN, from the coding sequence ATGGACATTCTCATTGTTGATGATGAAGCCAGCATCCGCCGGGCTACCAGCCTGGCCCTGGATGCTGCTGGTCATTATGTCGAGACTGCAGAGAACGGCACTGTCGCTCTGAAAAGTCTCAAAGAATCCTCTTTCGACCTCGTTTTGCTCGACCTTTACCTGGGCGAGGAAAGCGGCCTCCAGATCCTGGAGACCATTCGCAAGGAGCATCCGAGTGTGCACGTGGTGATTTTCACCGCCAATGCCACTATCCCAAACGCCGTGGAGGCCACCCGCCTCGGTGCGGTGGACTTTTTGGAAAAACCCTTCAGTCCAGACCAGCTTCGGCAGGCCCTGAAGCGCATCGCCACCCTGCGCACCTTGGAGCGTAAAGTGGAGGAACTCACCACCGAGGTCCGCACCCAGGCACCCCCGGCACAGGTCGCCTCCAAAAACCCTGTTCTCCAACGCCAGATGGACCAGCTCTTCCGCGCAGCGGATACCCAGGCCTCCATCCTCATCCTGGGGGAAAGCGGTACAGGCAAGAGCATGATCGCCCGCGCGATCCATGAGCAGAGCCCCTTCCGGGATAAGCCATTCGTCACCGTGAGTTGCCCCAGCCTCTCTCGCGAGCTGCTGGAAAGCGATCTCTTCGGTCATGTCAAAGGCTCCTTCACCGGTGCCATGCGGGATACTTGGGGGAAGGTAAAAGCGGCAGAAGGTGGCACCCTTTTCCTGGATGAAATCGGCGAACTGCCCATCGAGATCCAGCCCAAGCTGCTGCGTCTGCTGCAGGAGCGCGAATATGAGCGACTGGGGGAAACCACCCCGCGCAAGGCGAACGTGCGCGTCATCGCCGCCACCAACCGCGACCTCAAGCAGTGGGCGAGCGAAGGCCGCTTCCGTGAAGATTTATTTTATCGCCTTAACGTCATCTCCGCCACCATGCCGCCCCTGCGCGACCGGCCGGAGGATCTCGTGGCTTGCGCGGAAAACTTCCTCAAGTTCTTCGCGGACCAGTTCCGCCGCAAGGTGCGCCGCTTCAGCCCGGCCGCCATGGCCGCTGTGCGCGCCCACTCCTGGCCGGGGAACATTCGCGAGCTGCGCAACGCCATCGAGCGTGCTGTCATCCTGGCGGAAGGGGAGGAAATCACCCCGCGTGATCTGCCGGAAGCCAGCGCCAGCAGTTCCCTCAATGGTCATGACCATGGGGCAGAAGTGGGCCAGCGCGTCAGCATCGAAAAACTCGAGTGTGAGCACATCCGCCGCATCATGACTGCCACGGATTCCCTCCAGGAAGCGGCTGAAGTCCTCGGCATTGATGCCGCCACGCTTTACCGCAAGCGCAAGCGCTACCAGTTGGATAACTAA
- a CDS encoding hybrid sensor histidine kinase/response regulator, which translates to MTEEPQPPLCPSTARGVVLVVDDQMQNIQVVGTVLTREGYEVIPATSGAQALQRIAARLPDLVLLDVVMPDLDGFAVCKRLREHPDTAGLPVIFVSAANDSETIVRGLEAGGVDYITKPFNKAELLARVRTQVDLQRARETTARILRERENIVSMVAHDLKNPLGAIRFSAQTLMELPPEKYSTASDLTSHIVTTCDQMLKFIDRFLNNRAQETERERMNTVHITTVHIKEMLSAWYPTAKRKNTTLSVRLPETPLLASGDLFTVRQIVDNLMSNAVKFSPLGSQIISRIHLQDKHLCIDIEDEGPGFTESDLARIFQDYTRLSARPTGGESSTGLGLAIAKRGAARMGAELTIENRPNRQGAIASLRLPLGTGTDP; encoded by the coding sequence ATGACTGAAGAACCCCAGCCACCCCTTTGTCCCAGCACCGCACGAGGCGTCGTTCTGGTGGTAGATGACCAGATGCAAAACATCCAGGTCGTCGGCACCGTGCTCACCCGTGAGGGGTATGAGGTCATCCCAGCCACCAGTGGTGCCCAGGCTCTGCAGCGCATCGCTGCACGCCTGCCAGACCTAGTGCTGCTGGATGTCGTCATGCCGGATCTCGATGGCTTCGCGGTTTGCAAACGGCTGCGGGAGCATCCGGATACCGCCGGCCTGCCAGTGATTTTTGTATCCGCCGCCAATGATTCCGAAACCATTGTGCGCGGTCTGGAAGCGGGTGGCGTGGACTACATCACCAAGCCTTTTAACAAAGCGGAACTGCTAGCGCGTGTGCGCACTCAGGTGGATCTGCAACGTGCCCGTGAAACCACCGCCCGCATCCTCCGTGAAAGGGAAAACATCGTCAGCATGGTGGCTCATGATTTGAAGAATCCCCTCGGAGCCATCCGCTTCAGCGCCCAGACATTGATGGAGCTGCCTCCTGAAAAATACAGCACCGCCAGTGACCTCACCAGCCACATCGTCACCACCTGTGACCAGATGCTGAAGTTCATCGACCGCTTCCTCAATAACCGGGCCCAGGAGACGGAACGGGAGCGCATGAACACGGTACATATCACCACCGTTCACATCAAGGAAATGCTCAGCGCCTGGTATCCCACGGCGAAGCGTAAAAATACCACCCTTTCCGTCAGACTTCCTGAGACACCTTTGCTCGCCAGTGGGGATTTATTCACTGTACGACAGATCGTGGACAACTTGATGAGCAATGCTGTGAAATTTTCGCCATTAGGCAGCCAGATCATTTCCCGCATCCATCTTCAGGACAAGCACCTGTGCATTGATATCGAAGATGAAGGCCCTGGCTTTACGGAAAGCGACCTCGCCCGCATCTTTCAAGACTATACCCGGCTCAGTGCCCGGCCCACCGGGGGAGAATCCTCCACCGGTCTCGGGCTGGCCATCGCCAAGCGTGGGGCAGCCCGTATGGGGGCTGAACTCACCATCGAAAACCGGCCTAACCGCCAAGGTGCCATTGCCAGCCTCAGGCTGCCTCTTGGTACCGGAACTGACCCCTAA
- a CDS encoding serine hydrolase domain-containing protein: MHLITPTAKAAITEWFEENFRTRGELGASVSVWQHGVEVLSLSQGSCDRQCTRPWDAETLVPVFSSTKAPAAVCCLMALEEAELPLDCAVSEVWPEFVGGGKGAMQFAHLFSHTAGLCALDERVPIFNYEAVIEALENQTPLWEPGTRQGYHARTFGFLMDEIVRRITGVDSLGEYFRECFGSPMGLDFWIGLPSAQWDRVSPVYPGKISIANSDQPFLKAYNTAGSLTQRTFSSPFGLTAVSEYNNSGLWAPGFASMGGVGSARGLGKFYAMLANGGQWNGNSLVSESIIRQLSHTLSQEDDSVLLSPIAFAAGVMQDPLNPDPESDGGKLRQHYGRSLTAFGHPGAGGSLSMADPENGIALSYAMNQMEVGALPGAKALGMVERLYW, encoded by the coding sequence ATGCATCTCATCACCCCCACGGCCAAAGCTGCCATCACGGAATGGTTCGAAGAAAACTTCCGCACCCGGGGGGAGTTGGGGGCATCCGTCTCCGTCTGGCAGCATGGGGTGGAAGTGCTGTCTCTTTCCCAGGGTTCTTGCGACCGGCAATGCACCCGGCCCTGGGATGCGGAGACCCTGGTGCCCGTCTTTTCATCCACCAAAGCCCCGGCGGCTGTGTGCTGCCTGATGGCGCTGGAGGAGGCTGAACTGCCCCTGGACTGCGCAGTCTCTGAGGTGTGGCCGGAGTTTGTGGGTGGTGGTAAAGGGGCGATGCAATTTGCGCACCTGTTTTCCCATACAGCGGGGCTTTGTGCGCTGGATGAGCGAGTGCCCATCTTTAACTACGAGGCGGTGATCGAGGCGCTGGAGAATCAAACACCGCTGTGGGAACCGGGGACACGCCAGGGCTACCACGCACGCACGTTTGGCTTTTTGATGGATGAAATCGTCCGCCGCATCACCGGGGTGGATTCGCTGGGGGAATACTTCCGCGAATGTTTCGGCAGCCCGATGGGGCTGGATTTTTGGATCGGCCTGCCCAGTGCGCAGTGGGATCGTGTGTCCCCGGTGTATCCCGGAAAGATCAGCATCGCCAACAGTGACCAACCTTTCCTGAAGGCGTACAATACGGCGGGCAGCCTGACGCAGCGCACCTTTAGCAGCCCGTTTGGCCTGACTGCCGTGAGTGAATACAATAACTCGGGCCTGTGGGCACCGGGCTTTGCCAGCATGGGCGGTGTGGGCAGCGCACGCGGGCTGGGCAAATTTTACGCCATGCTGGCCAATGGCGGCCAGTGGAACGGCAACAGTCTGGTTTCGGAATCCATCATCCGGCAGTTGAGCCACACGCTGTCCCAGGAGGATGACAGCGTGCTGCTTTCCCCCATCGCCTTTGCCGCCGGGGTGATGCAGGACCCTTTGAATCCAGATCCAGAATCTGACGGTGGCAAACTACGCCAGCATTATGGCCGCAGCCTGACGGCCTTCGGTCATCCGGGTGCCGGGGGCAGCCTGTCCATGGCGGACCCGGAAAACGGCATCGCCCTTTCTTATGCGATGAACCAGATGGAAGTGGGTGCCCTGCCCGGAGCAAAGGCCCTGGGCATGGTGGAAAGACTCTACTGGTGA